Within Cellulophaga sp. L1A9, the genomic segment GTCGCAATTTAAAGCGACTTTAGCAAGAAAAATTGAACGCGACCAAAAGAGACAATCGAGAGCTGTTAGAAATTCAGACTATAAAGATTCTGATGAAAAACCAGAATATAACTTTCCAGAATTGACAGAAAAAGAATTGGAAAAAGTAAAAAGTGATATTCGTAAAAAATTGAAAGCTGATAGAAAAAAAGAATATATCTATATTTCAATTGCTTTTGTTGTCATTGTTGTTTTAGTTTTAGTGATTATTTAGAGTGAAATTAACTACCTACAACAATGGTAACCGATGCACAAGTCTATAATTCGCAAAATAACGACTACAATAACCGCCTTAAAAAGGCGGTTATTTTTTTTAGCTTAGTAAATGATAAGGTAATTTTAAAGTACTTACATGTGAGCTTATTGAATCGTTACTATACTTATTAATCAATGCATGTAAAACCCTTCTAATACCGAAAATACCCGATTGTTGAGTCTTAATGTATGTAGTTCAACAATTAAATAAACTACTATAATAAAATACCTACTTCTACCAAAAACAGTTGCATAGCCAGCACCTAGTATTCTACGCTAGTAGCTACGAAAGCTTGCAACACTCCTCCCATAAAAAAAATAGTACATACTTAAGTATCGCTATACGTTATAAACCATAGCGAAAAAAAATTCAACCTTCAGGCAACCATCTCAAAAAAATTTACGTCTATCTAATTAGCGGTACAAAACTATATCTGCCCATTACTAAAAAACCAAGACATAAATAAACACTCCTTATGAAATTAAAAAAAATTATTTATCCCCTTATCGCAATCATACTATTATTATCAAGCTGCGCAGGTTCAAATATTGACAAAGTATTAAAGCAAGGGAAGGTACTACAAGAAGATTTCAAAACTACCATACCCTTTACATACGTAAATGGTTGGATTGTTATAGAAGTGGAAATTGAAAATAAAGCGTATAATTTTATTTTAGACACAGGTCATTCAAACTTAATAACCACAGAATTAGCAGCAGAACTCAATAGTAAGGTTCTAGGTACTGAAAAAATGAGCGATGTTAACAATACCCAGAATACAACCAAGTATACGAAAATTGATAATATCAAAATAGGCAATATTGATTTTCAAAATACTATTTCGTCCATAGTTGATCTCAATAGTAATATGAAATCAGTACGTTGTAGTGATATTGACGGACTAATTGGTTCCAATTTAATGAGAAAAGCAGTTTGGGATTTTGATTTTAAAAATCAGTTAATAACAATAGCAAATAGCGAAAAGCAATTAGATATTCCGACTGAAACTATAGATTCTAAACTCTATATTGGAGCGGCAGGAGTACCTGCGGTTACCTTGGAAATTAATGGGGAGAAAGTACTAAATCATACGGTCGATTTTGGAAATGGTGGAGCAAATCTATTGAGAACAAAGATTTTTCAAGAGCAATTAGATGCTAATCTAATAAAAAAGTATGTAAAGGGTAGTCAAAAAGCTTCTGGCGGATTTGGTCTTACTGAAACACAAACGTTTCATCATACAATTATCGAGGAATTAAAAATAGGTAATCATACTGTCAATAATATATTTACTCGGGTACGTAATGGATCTGCCAATAACTTAGGGTTAGCGTTCTTTCAAAACTATAGAGTAATCTTAAACTGGAAAAAGAAAAAAATGAAAATGATAGAAATTACCAAGGCAGGTAATGACGTTTTTAAAACCTATGGATTTTCAACACTTTTTGAAGAAAACGTTCGCGTAAATGCAATTGTTGAGACTTCTAGTGCATCTAAATTTTTAAAGAATGGGGATAAAATATTGCGTATAAATGATACCAATTATGCAAACATTACAGAAAATCAATATTGTGATTTAGCTAATGACGATTTTAATAACCAAACAGGCCCATTATTCATTACAATCTTTAGAGATGGTAAAGAACTTAGGTTTGAATTAATAAAAACAGAATTACTTTAAATAATCTAAAAATAACTCATGCTCTGATTAACCTGCCCAGCATTTATTGTTACCAATAATGTAACCAAGCATCTAAGAATTAATTAAAATTTTAATAGCACCCTACAAATGAAAAACATTTTAACTCTAATTTTTTGTCTTTTTTTGACAATCGGCTCTTCACAAAAATTAAAGACACTAGAACTTCTTCCGCCAGAATCAACAGAACTTAAAGATTTATCATTTCTAAAAGATGAATTAAAGGAAAAACAACTGATAATGCTAGGCGAACAAACGCACATGTATGGAAATATTTTTGAGATGAAAGCAAGAATAGTAGAATATCTTCATCAAGAGCTAGGGTTTACCACCATAGCGATGGAATCTTCTATGTATGACATTTGGAAAATGAATAAAAGTGAATTTAATCCCGATGAATTTAATAACGCTATTTATGGAGTTTGGTCTAGTGCACTTGAGTTTCAGAGATTGGTAAATTACATCGATAAAAATAATTTAAAGGTAATTGGTTTTGATTCTCAAGTAATTAGTCCTTCTCAATTTATAGAAGACTTTTATGAGTATTGCGAAAGTCAACATATACCTTTTAAATTAGATGAGGATGATTTAGGTATTGTAATAGAAGGTATTTTAGAAAATTATACTGTTGAGGAAGATGACATTACATATGAAAATTACGAAAAAGAGCTTACTAGAATTCTAGCGCAAATAGAAAAGTTAAAAGACAACCAAACTAATTACTATTGGAAACAATTTACAAAAAATCTTTTAGCCAGTTCGCAAGACGCATATTATAATAAAGAGCAAATTATGGCAACAGATCTTGGTAACAAAGATCATAATATCCGAGATAAGCAAATGGCCGATAATTTGTTGAGCTATATAAAAAGGAATCCGAATGAAAAAATTATTTGCTGGGCAGATAACATCCATATTATAAATGATAATTCAAGCATAACAAAACCGATTGCAAAAGATTTTATTTCTATGGGTTCCTACATTCATACAGCGTTAAAAGACAAGTCATATAGTTTAGCAACCATACACGCAAATGATTCACTATTTGAATCCAGAATAAAAAAATGGGCATTAACCCCAATAAAAAGCAATTCTTTTGAAAGTGAATTAAGTGGTTTAGGTAAGCCGTATCTATTTATAAGCTCAAACCAAGAGAAAATGCATTCCTTACAGGAAACCAGATTATTAAATTTTATCGATTTCACAACAGCACGGTTAGATCAATTACATGATGGTTATATCTTTTTTCAAAACGCAACCCTACCCAAACGACAAGCCACAACAGATAGCTTAATAGTTTCTGATGAACAAGCAGAATTAGCTAAAAGTATTGCGCAAATTGAAGTAGATGCAAATGTTATACTTAAAGGTCAGGTACTAGACAAGGAAAGCAACGAACCAATACCATTTGCAACCATAATTTTAAAAAAGGAAGAAATTTATCGTGTAGCAGACGAAAATGGATTTTATGAATTACCAGTAAAAAAAACAATGCTACAAAACTCATCGGTTGTTATTTCATCAATGGGTTATGATTCAAATACAATTACCGTAAAAGAATTAAAGGATAAAAGTTATTTAAAACCGAAGTTTGAAGAATTATCTGAAGTTGTCATAACTGGATATTTATTGCCGAAGACCGTATTGAAGAAAGCGGTTTTAAACAAGAAACTAAATCACCCCACAGCACCATTTAATTTTCACAGGTATGGTAATGTTTTAGTAAATAAAAATGACACTACCAAATTGGATTTAGAGTTAATAACTAAAGACTATGATGCTGGTTATTTATCTCCTTTTGTTATATCACAAAGAGTAGAACAAATTAAATGGAATAAAAATAGTACTCCTAAAAAGTATAAATTATCATCTCAATTTTTCTCATATAGACAAAATGCGATTCGTTACTCCAATATTCTAGATAAGCGAAAGTATAAGAAATTTGAACTAAAATTTGTAAAGTCCAATAACAGTAATGACGACGGAGTATATATAATAGCATTCGAAACAGCAAGGAATAAATGGAATTATACGAACCGAGGATATCCTACAAAATATTCTGGAAGAGTTTATATTGATAAAGAAAATTTTGCTATTGTAAAAGTGATTGAAAACTGGGAAACTAGACTAAACAAGGTAGAGATTGAAAAATATTATAAAGGATATGAAAATTATAAAAATATTGTTCAAATGACCATTAAGGAAGAAAATATTTGTGATTATACAGCTATTTTAGATACTGGCAAATTGTATGCTACAAGATATTTTAATAGGTCCTACGAGGAATACACGTATAATCATGGTAAAACTAAAAATAACGTTTATGAACGCGATTCCTATTTGTTTGACTTTGAGTTAAAGAATGTAGAAGAAATTGAATATTATGAAAATAACAATAAAAAAGAAAATTCATTAAATAGGGTTAACTATGATAAAGCTTTTTGGGATTCATTTTACAAGCGCGAAATAAGTAAGCAATTGGAATAAAAACTAAAGGCAACACCCTATATAAAAAATTGCTATTTTTAGGACAACCAATGGCAGTTGCTTTGTTTCTAGCTTCTAATTTTCCTTAGGAAAATCCTCGCACACAAACCCGCAACTATTCTTGTACGTAAACGTTATACTATTAAGTTATGAAAAAAATATTTACCCTGCTTTTAATATGTGCATGCAACATTCATATTGGATTTGCTCAAGCGTCTAAAAGTGACGTAATAAATTTTATTCAAACCGAATTAAATACTGGGGACCATATATTTAAAATGATGACCAACCAGAAAAATCCAAGACAATATGCAGAACCTCTGTTGGTAGATGAAAACGGGAAAATACTGGATTCCAAATTTAATATGGATCAAAAGGAAGACGAACCAATCTTGGAATTCAAGTCCGCAGGTGCTATTAAACTAAAAATTGAGTCCAAAGATTCATTATTCATAATAAGACCAATGGAGAATAGTTACTGCCCATTAATTAAAATAGACTTAAAATCAACAACTGTATTTATCAATGACTATATCTTAAAGGATGTAAAGGAAGTTTCTGTAAAAAATACAACCAATGTATTCGAAAGTGAATGGAATGGGTATCAATGGTGGTCTGATGTTTCAGGTAAATCTTCTAAAGTCAAACCTAAACTTACCATTGGTAGAATTAAAGAAAATAATAAATTATATATTGAAATCTTGTGGGTAGAAAATGACAAAAAAATGCATTACCGACTTTTGGAGTAAAAGAACAGATCTTATAGCACTAGCTATCATACAGATAATATACCGCTTCTCCAAGAAACAATAGTGTAGCCATTACTATTTTTTCTACTTTAGTAACTGCAAGAGATTGCAAAGCTCCCCATTTATTAAAAATAGTTACTTACGTATCTCCGTACGTTAGCTTTAATATTAAAAAAACCTTGCTGACTTCAATGAAATTAACACAAACTATTGGTTCTCAAAAAAAAGAATTTGAGCTAATTAACGATACCGAATTACGGATTAAAGAAAAGTTTTTACTGAGTTCAAAGGAGAGAACTGTTGACATAGAAACCATTGGTCATCAAAAAACAATAGAAACGCATTCTAGAAAAGGATTAAAAATTATTGGCGGTTTTTTCATCCTAATAACAATACTTTGCTTGTACTTATTTCTTTTTCCAGAGAATCCTAACGAGGATTTAGATGGATTTATTTGGGGTGGATTATTTATGATGGTTCTTAGCTTAATTTGTTTTAAAGCCCCAATGGACAATAAATTAACATTGAGCGGTGGATATGTCCACTTAAATTTCTTCTTGGATTCCCCTTCAAAAAAAGAAGTAGAAATATTTGTGGACAATCTGATAAAGATATCAAAAGAAAAAATAAAAGAAAAATATTCAAGAATTGACACGGACATACCTGAAGATACATTTATGAACCAATTAAATTGGTTGCTCATCAATAAATTAATTAGCGAAAGTGAATATTATGAAAAGAAAAACGAATATAAAACATCTAAACTGATGCGATAAATACTAAAGCTAACAACACTTATAAACAATATGGGCTTCGGGCTTACCTTCCTACCGGAAGGCAGGCAGGCAAAATTAAAAGTTTTGGCTAAGTGCTTAATCTAAAGTTCACTACTTTTAATTCCCGTATCAAACATACGAGTCGAGACGTTAACTGAAATTACTAAAAATGTTCGAATTTAAACACAAAATTGAATTTCAAGATTCCTACACTATAGAGTTGTTTGGCCAAGACTATTTTGGTGATAAAAGCACTTTTTGGAATTCTCATCAAACTAGATTAAAAAATGTTTGTGATAAAGTATGTATGACAGGATTTCCAATAAAAATATCCGATTTGCAATTTAATAAACATCAAGTTATCAAAGACAAAAATGAATTTGATATTTGGCTTAATAAGAATCAGCCTTTTGAATGTAAATGTTCAGATAAAAATGATATTAAAAAGAGAATATTCAATTTTAAAGAAAATAAAAGAGTCTTGAATGTATTGAAATTAAACATTGAAAAAGAAATGTATTTCAAAACAGGAAAAGATGCTGGAAGTGGATTTGATTCTGGCAGTCAAACTTTTTTTTACGAATATGGTAAATTACTACCTGAAAAAACAAAAGTGACATTAAGTACTTCTAACCTATTAATAAATTCAGATAGCGGTGAGGTTTTTGCATTTCAATTTGGACAATTTACGTTTCTATTAAAATGTAACTATTTGAATTTAGACTTTGACAAGTCATACACAACATTAAAAGGAAACGCTGTAGATGGAAAAGTTGATTTTACGGAATTAGGAAATGATTGGGCTATAGTAGATGTAAATTTTGAAGGTGATGAACATCAATATTTTTTGGATGCATATAATCTAACATTGAGGAAGAAAAGCAGTTAATACGGCACAAAAAATATAAAAGCAAATATTTATATTTAACTAAGCAATAAACCGAAGCGATAGTCCTTATCACCTGCCCTACGTTTCATGCTCTTAATGAACATTTAGCAAAACCGAGAATGGGATTAGATTCAGTCGAATTAGTTGTGTCAGTAGAAGACAAATTTGGAATTAGAATTCCTGATGATGAATGCGAAAAAATTTTTACTGTTCAAGATTTCGCCGATTCTGTTTTTAAAAGGATTTCAATAAATCCGACCGAAAAGTGTCTAAAGCAACTAATATTTTATCGTATTAGAAAAGCATACCAAACGTTAGATTTTGAGAAAGTAATTATACAACCTGATACTAAAATATCGGAATTATTCACTCAGTTGGAACTAAAAACAAATTGGAAAAAAATAGAAACTGAACTCGGGCTAAAATTACCGGAATTAGTTGCTCTTGATTTTAATCCAAATTTAGATTCTCATGTCAAAATTTTGGGAATTAGAACCATAAAACGAACTTTACCCATATCGAAAGGAACAATTAGACAGTTAATCGATTGGACTATATCATTGAACTTTGATGCTATAATTGACATTCAAAGTATTACCGACAAATATGAAATAGAAAGAATTATTTCGGGAATAATAAGTGAAAATATGGGGATTCCCATAAGCGAAATTGAATTAAAACATTCGATTACAAATGATTTAGGAATTGACTAAGAAAAAACCCGCCTCGCCGGCAGGCAGGCAAAATAAAAAGATTTCGCTATGTGAGTGGCGGAAAGTAAACGCTAGTTTGCTTCCGTGCTGTTCATAACTAAACCGTTACCAGCAAGCTTGAAAACACAATTGCAATGTATAAAACAGTAATATTACTTTTCACAGTATTAAGTCTGACAAAAGTAGTTGGACAAGAGATAAATTTCCCAAAAGATCCACAAGAAGCGATATTTGAGACTTTAGATATTCAAAATTTTTGGAAAGCTTTTGATACTATAGAAAGCTCAGATGAAAACCCTTTCAAGACTTATATCCAAAACGGAACAATTGGACTTCAAGATTTTATTCCCTATAGAATAATTAGCGCAGACTCTTTACTAAATATGGTAAATAAACGCAGACAAGATTATGAAAAAATCAGAGGTATTGCTGTAAAAATTAAAGAAGAAGAAAGAAAGATTAAACCATACTTTTATGCATTGGAATATTGGTATCCAGATGCTGTTTATCCACCAGTTTATTTTGTTATAGGGCGCTTTAATAGTGCAGGAACTAGATCCAAAGACGGTTTACTAATTGGAGCCGAAAAACTTACAACTTTAGACCATCTTCCTGGATTGATAATTCACGAATCCATACATTTCCAACAAAAAAGGCTCAAAGGTGGAGAAACAAATTTACTGCAACTGTCTATCATTGAAGGGGCGGCAGATTTTATCGCAGAACTAGTCACAGGGCAAAAGGGAAATAAAGAAGCAAACAACTACGGAAATGAGCACAATGAAGAGTTATGCAATGAGTTTGTGGAAAAAATGAATGGAAACGATATGCAGGATTGGCTTTATGGAACTAGTAAAAAAGATGATAGACCCAATGATTTGGGATATTGGATAGGCTACGAAATTGTGAAGGCATATTTCAATAAATCAAAAGACAAGAAATTAGCTGTGAATCATATTTTAAATATTGAAGATTATGACCGGTTTTTAAAAGACAGCGGATATTTGGAAGAATATATGAAATAAAGCCAGCAGGTAGCACCTTATATAAAAAATTGCTAGTTTGGTCTAAATTTAAAGGCCGTTGCACGTTTGCTACGTCTGATTTACCTTTGGAAAATTCGCGCACACAAACCCGCAACTATTCTTGTACGTAAACGTCGGCAACAAGTTTAAAAAAATAAAATAAATGAAAAACCTTCTACCTCTGCTTCTAATAATTGCATTACTCATTTCCTGCAAACAAAAAACCAATACGATATCAGAGAAACCAAAAGATTATTCGTCTTTAAAGGACTCGCTAACATCCGATTTGAATATATTAAAAGATAGAAAGAACATTGCCGGATTTTCAACAGCGATAATTAATCAAGACGGAATACTTTACAACAAAGGTTTTGGGTATTCAGAAATTGGAAATCAAAAAGAATATACAGAAAGTACAATTCAGAATATTGCTTCTATTTCAAAGACATTAATTGGCATTTCATTATTCAAAGCCCAAGAAATGGGGAAATTAAATCTTGATGACCCAGTGAACAATTATCTGCCATTCAAAATAGTTAACCCAACTTATCCAAACATTCCTATCACAATTAGGCATTTGGCCACTCATACATCAACCATAATGGACTCGGACAATTTTTGGGAAAACACATACATTCTCAAGAAAACGGACCATTCTAAAAGTGTAAGTGTTTTTGGATATATGAAACCCCCTGATTCTAAAATACCATTAGCAGACTTTCTTAAAAGTTTATTGACTGACAATGGTGAATTATATATTCCCGATAACTTTTCAAAAGAAAAACCCGGTGAAAAATTCAGTTATTCAAATCTTGGTGCCACACTATGTGCGTTGGTTATACAATCTGCAACAAATACATCATACGACAAGTTCACGCAAGAGAATATTTTAAAACCTCTCGAAATGAACAATTCAGGATGGTCAATTAGAGCTGTAGATTCGACAAAAATTTCAAAATTATATGCGAACTATGAAAGTGTATTGGCAGATTATTCTATACTAACATATCCCGACGGTGGACTCTTAACATCAAGTAGTGATTTGAGTAAACTCCTAACCGAATTTATAAAAGGATATGCTGGAAAAGGAACACTATTAAGTAAAGAAAGCTACAAAAAACTGTTTGAAAATCAACTCTCTGAAAGTCAAATGCCTGAAGGTACAGAAGCTAATTTTGGCATATTTTTAGATTTTTCAAAAGGGTTCATGGGAGACAATTTTGAAACAATTGGACATAGTGGAGGTGACCCAGGAGTTGTTACGGGAATGTTTTTCAATCCTAATACTGGACTTGGGCGAATTTTAATATTAAACACGGACTCGGATTTTGATGATAAGGTTATACCTCAATTCAAAGAGATTTGGAGTGCTATGAACACTTACGGGAACAAGCTAAACGGAGAAAAGCCAGTTGCCACCAATGCCCATAGCAAATAGGACAAAAAAGTGTAATTTTAATGGTTTAGTCTTAGTTACTAAGTCCCCCAAATCTGTTGGATTTGGCAATTAAAAAGATAAAACGTTCTTGCGTATATCCGTACGTTGTGGTGCATTCGAAAAAAACATTGTGAATAAATGAAAAACAAAAAAGCCCTTTTAATAATTGATATGCAAAAAGGTTCTTTTACACCTAAAACACCTCGATTTGATGTTGATGGAGTTGTCAAGCGGATGAACGAACTTGCTGAATTATTTCGTAAAGCGGAATCACCTGTAATTTATATCCAGCACGATGGAACTGGGACTGGAGAATTTGAAAAAAACACAATGGAATGGGAATTATTGGACTCTCTAAATGTTAAACCCACAGATATTCTGATAGACAAATATGTAAATGATGTATTTTATAATTCAGAACTTAAATCAAAATTGACGGAACTAAATGTTACCGAATTGTTTATTACAGGATGTGCAACGGATTTTTGTGTGGAGTCTACAATTCAGTCTGCTTTGACAAAAGACTATAATATTACTATCGTTTCTGATGGACACACAACAGGAGAAAGACCACATTTAACGGCTAAAAAAGTGATAGAACATTATAATTGGGTTTGGAAAAATATGATACCGACAAAAGGGAAAATCGATGTGAAGAATCTTGAGGAAATAAAAAGAACGACACCACAACTCTATATATAGCAAATTGGGCGATTAGTCTTTAATCAAAAGGTCATTGTCTATTTGCAAAGTCGCCGAATCTCTTAATGTGGGTTCAAATCAAAAAATAAAACCTGCCTCGCTGGTAGGCAGGCAAAATAAAAACCCCAAGCGCTATACTTGTAGCACTTAAATCTAAGCTTAGCCCTATGGGTTTTTACCCAACAAAACCATTCTCACCATTAGCGAATAAAATCATTAAAATATTGAAAATACCCGCTTATATTGTGCTAAAGTGTGTAATAGAACGATTAAACAACCAATTACAGATAAAATATACCGCTTCTAAGAAAAACGGTACCATAGTCAATTCTTTTACACTACTTTAGTATCTGTAAGAGATTGCAACTTTCCACCCACAAAAAAATAAAAAGACATACTTACGTATACCCGTAGGTTGGCATTCATTAAAAATAAACTATGAAAAAAAAATCAGAAAATGACCTTAATTATATAATTGAAATAATTTTATTTATAATTTTTACAGGTGTTTTATTATTCATATTAGCAAATTCATATATAAAAATTCAACAAGCAGATTTAAATACAGGGTTTCTATTAATGTTTATAAGTATAATACTTAGCATAGTATTTACATTTAGATTTAAAACACATAAAATTTTTAGAATTTTCTTTTGGGGAATGTTTTTTATGCACGTTATTTTTTTTCCTTTAGTTATGGGAGAGAGGTTTTTTAGAAATACAATATCAATGATAATAATATCTTCCACTGAATTAGTTATTATATCAATTTATTTAGGATATTATTTCTTCAAAAGGCAAAAGTTTAAAATTGAACATTAACCATTGAATTACTTTGAGTAATTTGTTAAATTTTGAAAAACAAAAATAACACACAGGGACTTTACGCTAAATATACTAAGAAAAAGGATTTTAGAATATAATATTAGAAAAACTAACAGAGCACTATCTTATTTTTATCCGTTTTCTAAAAAATATATCAAAACTCCTGAACAGGAAACAAAAAAACGAAAGGCAACAAGGTATAAAAAACATACGGCGTTTATAGTAGAAAAAGATAAAACCTACTTGCCATATATTTAACGTTAACTTTTATTTATAAACAAATGAAGCAATATATATATATATATATATATATAATATTAATATTCTTGACATATTCATGCTCATTTAAAAGTGATAAAGTTTTAAATGAACCTACAATACAAAATACCATTAAAGTCTATGACACAATTAAAATCTATGACACTATTAGAAACTATGATACAGTTGTGGATACGATTGAAATTTTTGAAAGAGTTATAGACACAATTAAAATAGCTAAAATTATTAGATTGGATTCTACACATCAAAACAACAACAATAGAATACCAAAAAGATATTACAATCCTAACTCAATTAGTCATGTCAAATTTGAAACTAAATACCAGATTAACGAAACGTCGAATCCCTACTATCTAGAGGAAGATTTTAATAATGATGGTGTTTTAGATATAATAATAACTATCAAAAATATAGAATCTAAAAAAAAGGGGTGGCTTATAATACATGGAAATAGTAATGAAAGTTTTAAGATTTTTGATGGAAAAGGATTAAAAAATCGTGAAGAAATCTGTAGTGATAATTCAGTCAAAAGCTGGAATATTAGTAAATCTAAAATTCATTATCCTGGAGTTGAAGAATATTCTGGTAATGGAGAAAATGGTGAGTTAATAATAGATGTACCGTCAATTTTCATTAAAACTGCATGCGGTTGTGGAATTATATATTGGAATGGTGAAGAGTATGCATATTTTAATCGTTGTGGATAAAACAACAAAAGTTAACAAAGTATAACAGCAATTATGCGGATTCGACTACGTCCGAATCCACTGGTACTTGCTTTAGCCAGTGCCGAACGATATTTACCGCTTGCTTAACCGTAACTGACAGTTATACAAGACCGTTGCCACACATTGCCTACAATAGGTTTAAGCTGCACGGTAAATTGCAAAGTCAGTAGGTTGGCCTAGATCCCTGGCAGGATTATTATTTCCACCGAAAAGAGCGTTAAAAATCAAATGCTGTTTGAGCGATAGCGAGTTCATTTGATTTAGCGAATAAGGATGTGAAATATATCCGAAGGGGCAAGCCTTGATTTTCCCGCCTGCCGGCAGGCAGGTTTGGTTCGTTTTTTTATCAAGAAAAAAATGAACAGGTACCCAGAACTTGTAAAAATAAACTCCAGTCACTACACTCGTAGCGCACAACCCTAAGCTTATCCTCCATGGGTTTTACCTAATATAATCCAAATGATTATCATTATCTCTTAAAAACGTTTTAGTGTTGAAAATACCCGATTACGTAGTGCTAATATGTGCATTTCAACGATTAGACAACCTATGATAAGTAAAATATCCTCATTTCTGCAGAAAACTGCAACAGAACCAATTCTTTTTATGCTATTTTAGTAGCTACGGGAGATTGCTATTCTCCGCCATATGAAAAATTAAAAGTATATACTTGCGTATATCCGTACGTTGTAAAAAATGCTAAACAAGATTATAGAATATTTAAAAAGATAAAAACCTTATGAAATCAGTAAAACCATACCTAGCTATTCTTGGAGGGTTCGCCCTTTCTTATATTCCGAATAATTATATGAGCGAAGAATATGAAAACATTGCTTTTTACATAGTTGTTGCAATAGTAATTATTGGCATTGTATGGAGTATCTCTCAAAAGAAAAAAATAGATGGCTAGTTTTATTCTTAAAATTAGTCCAAAGACAGAATTTAAAATGGTTGCGTGAAAAACTGTTTCACAAGATAGATTTACAAGCTATAACCAGATGAAATTCTCACTCAAACGTAACCGTGACATAGATGGAATTACCAAGCCTTGTGTAGATGGTATTCTAAATTGAACGTAAGTGGTGGGTGAAAATACTATCGGTAT encodes:
- a CDS encoding retropepsin-like aspartic protease gives rise to the protein MKLKKIIYPLIAIILLLSSCAGSNIDKVLKQGKVLQEDFKTTIPFTYVNGWIVIEVEIENKAYNFILDTGHSNLITTELAAELNSKVLGTEKMSDVNNTQNTTKYTKIDNIKIGNIDFQNTISSIVDLNSNMKSVRCSDIDGLIGSNLMRKAVWDFDFKNQLITIANSEKQLDIPTETIDSKLYIGAAGVPAVTLEINGEKVLNHTVDFGNGGANLLRTKIFQEQLDANLIKKYVKGSQKASGGFGLTETQTFHHTIIEELKIGNHTVNNIFTRVRNGSANNLGLAFFQNYRVILNWKKKKMKMIEITKAGNDVFKTYGFSTLFEENVRVNAIVETSSASKFLKNGDKILRINDTNYANITENQYCDLANDDFNNQTGPLFITIFRDGKELRFELIKTELL
- a CDS encoding erythromycin esterase family protein, which gives rise to MKNILTLIFCLFLTIGSSQKLKTLELLPPESTELKDLSFLKDELKEKQLIMLGEQTHMYGNIFEMKARIVEYLHQELGFTTIAMESSMYDIWKMNKSEFNPDEFNNAIYGVWSSALEFQRLVNYIDKNNLKVIGFDSQVISPSQFIEDFYEYCESQHIPFKLDEDDLGIVIEGILENYTVEEDDITYENYEKELTRILAQIEKLKDNQTNYYWKQFTKNLLASSQDAYYNKEQIMATDLGNKDHNIRDKQMADNLLSYIKRNPNEKIICWADNIHIINDNSSITKPIAKDFISMGSYIHTALKDKSYSLATIHANDSLFESRIKKWALTPIKSNSFESELSGLGKPYLFISSNQEKMHSLQETRLLNFIDFTTARLDQLHDGYIFFQNATLPKRQATTDSLIVSDEQAELAKSIAQIEVDANVILKGQVLDKESNEPIPFATIILKKEEIYRVADENGFYELPVKKTMLQNSSVVISSMGYDSNTITVKELKDKSYLKPKFEELSEVVITGYLLPKTVLKKAVLNKKLNHPTAPFNFHRYGNVLVNKNDTTKLDLELITKDYDAGYLSPFVISQRVEQIKWNKNSTPKKYKLSSQFFSYRQNAIRYSNILDKRKYKKFELKFVKSNNSNDDGVYIIAFETARNKWNYTNRGYPTKYSGRVYIDKENFAIVKVIENWETRLNKVEIEKYYKGYENYKNIVQMTIKEENICDYTAILDTGKLYATRYFNRSYEEYTYNHGKTKNNVYERDSYLFDFELKNVEEIEYYENNNKKENSLNRVNYDKAFWDSFYKREISKQLE
- a CDS encoding phosphopantetheine-binding protein, which gives rise to MGLDSVELVVSVEDKFGIRIPDDECEKIFTVQDFADSVFKRISINPTEKCLKQLIFYRIRKAYQTLDFEKVIIQPDTKISELFTQLELKTNWKKIETELGLKLPELVALDFNPNLDSHVKILGIRTIKRTLPISKGTIRQLIDWTISLNFDAIIDIQSITDKYEIERIISGIISENMGIPISEIELKHSITNDLGID
- a CDS encoding DUF2268 domain-containing putative Zn-dependent protease (predicted Zn-dependent protease with a strongly conserved HExxH motif), with amino-acid sequence MYKTVILLFTVLSLTKVVGQEINFPKDPQEAIFETLDIQNFWKAFDTIESSDENPFKTYIQNGTIGLQDFIPYRIISADSLLNMVNKRRQDYEKIRGIAVKIKEEERKIKPYFYALEYWYPDAVYPPVYFVIGRFNSAGTRSKDGLLIGAEKLTTLDHLPGLIIHESIHFQQKRLKGGETNLLQLSIIEGAADFIAELVTGQKGNKEANNYGNEHNEELCNEFVEKMNGNDMQDWLYGTSKKDDRPNDLGYWIGYEIVKAYFNKSKDKKLAVNHILNIEDYDRFLKDSGYLEEYMK